The genomic window TCTGCTTTTCTCTTTTCCCAGAAATTAGGAATTGTATCGTAGCCTGTGTATTCTAATATTTCATCTTTTTGATAACTAATATTAGATTTGTTTTCCTGAAACTTTATATGTTTAGGATTGTTAAACAAAATCAATTCTTCTGTGTCTTTGATAAATAAAAAATTACCGGAACGATAATGCTTTTGTCCATCATCAAAACAGTTATCCTGAGAAAATAAGCAAATTGGAAATAATAAAAATAAGAGGTTTTTCATTTGTGTTCTTTTGGGCAAATTTAAAAATATTTTCATTTATGCAATTCATTAAACATCTCAACATATTTATCCTTAAACATCTTCTCCGCATTCTCAGGAAAGCGAAAACCATCCGGACCTACATATATTTGTTTTGAGTGAAAATCTTTCTGTACAATTCTTGTCTGATGGTATTTTGTTAACCAAACATCAAAATGTTCAACCAGTTTTGTCGCTTCGTCTAACAACTCCGGAGGCAAAAAGTGTCCGTTGTTGATGAGCAAATCTCTGATGTGCTTGTTAGATTGATAAATAATTTCATCTTCATAAAAGGGGTCGTAGTCTTTTATTTTAGAATATTTATTTTGAAAAGCCAGCTTTAATCTATTTAAATGAATATAAACCTGTCCCAGCAGTTCCACGGTATTTTTCCGCCATTCGAAATAGGAAGTGTCTTTCTTTGCCAAAGCTTCAAATTCTCTTTTAAGAATAGCATTGTGCCGCTCTGTTCTCTTGTGGAAAAAGTAAGCGATAATGGCTGTAAATAAAGCCGTAACGATCGAACTTCCCAATATTTGTTGTAACAATTCAGACATGGTTTCAGTTTTTGTGATTGAACTTGTTTAAAATAAAAAAGTTTAAACCGACTATTAATAAGGACAAAGTTAATTTGAAAAACAGACAAGATTTTCAGGTATTTTACGGAAAATAGGAGTTGTATATACGGAAAAATTGAACGTAGATATTTTGGGTTTTTAAGAAAAAATCATCCGATTAGTTCATTAAAAATAAAATTTGAAGTAATTTTGAAAAATGATGAACTTAAACCAGATTTTCACCAATCAGCGTACAGGAAACAATCCGCAGACAAAGGCTTCAAGAACGGATTTTCAGAGGGATTTTGACAGAATTATTTTTTCATCGGCTTTCAGAAGACTGCAGAATAAAACGCAGGTTTTTCCGCTTCCCGGGAGTGTTTTTGTGCATAATCGTCTGACGCATTCGTTGGAAGTTTCGTCTGTTGGAAGAAGCCTGGGAAGTGTCATGGGAGAGTTTATTCATGATCAGTTTAATAGTGACTTGACCGAAGATGCCAAGAGTTTTTATCTTCACAATTTAGGAAATGTGATTGCTGCGGCCTGTCTTTGTCATGATGTGGGAAATCCGGCTTTCGGGCATTCGGGTGAAGATGCGATTGCAAGTTATTTTGAAAAAAATGAAAAAGATTTAAAACCAAAATTCAATGAAAAGGAATGGGCAGATCTTGTCAATTTTGAAGGAAACGCCAATGCAATCAGAGTTTTGGCTCATCAGCAGCAGGGAAAAGATGCAGGAGGAACTCAGCTGACCTTCGCAACATTAGCAAGTATTGCAAAATACCCTTGTGAAGCGATTGCTAAACAAAAAGGGATTATTCACAGAAAGAAATTCGGGTTTTTCCAGAATGAAAAAGAAATTTTCCTTGAAATTGCAAAAGGAACGAATTTAATTTCAGAAAGCGAGGAACCGCATATTTTCAAAAGACATCCTTTTGTATGGCTCGTGGAAGCGGCGGACGATATCTGCTACAATATCATTGACATGGAAGATGCGCACAGATTGGGCATCGTTTCAACCTCCGACTGCGAAAATCTTTTCTTCGAACTGGTAAAATCTGAAACGGATGATATTAAAAGGGTAAAAGATAAACTGGCATCCATCGGCAACGACAACGAAAGAATTTCATATTTAAGGGCAAAAGTCATTAATGCTTTAATTAATAAATCCATTGAAACGTACAAACTGAACTTTGAAAAGATCCTTGAAGGAAATCTTGACAAAGCTTTGCTTGATATTTATAAATCTGAAAATGATTCTTTAAAGGAAATCGAAAAATTTTCTATCGCTAAAATCTACAATCATAAAGCCGTGGTAGAAATCGAAAATGCCGGCTACAATGTAATGTACGAGTTGCTGAATCATTTTATTCCGTCAATTTTAAAATCAAAAGACGAAAGAAAATCCTACGATAAAATGGCACTAAAACTTCTTCCGCAACAGTTTGTATACGAAGACGGTACCGATTATGAGAAAGTTTTGGGTGTGATCGATTTTGTATCGGGAATGACGGACAATTACGCAACCGATCTTTACAGAAAAATCAAGGGAATTGATATTGGAATGACGGTTTGATTTGTAGGCTGAGAGATGGAAGATGGGAGTTGGAGGTTTGACAAATCCATTAATTGTTTTAAACTAATATAAAACTTGAAATATCCACAAAGTTTGTTGTCCTGTTAAGGATCTAGCCACGAATTTTTCCGTAAAGTTTTTGATTCTATGTTTAGATCCTTGACAGGATGACAAACTCAGTGGTTATACATCTGGATTAGTAAAAATAAAACTTACTTAACTACAATATAAAATTACCAATCCAATTGTAAAACCTCCAACTCCCAGCTTCCATCCCAATCACCCCATCAGTTCATTCGCTTCTTCAATCAACGATTTCATCAAAACTGATGCGTTTTTATGTTTTAAAATCGGTGCAATCTGGCCTGACCAGAAGAAAACCAATTCATGTTTCTTTTGTTCTAATGCGGCTTTTCTTATCGATGCAATAAAGGTTGTCTGCAAAGGAAACGGTAGGGTTTGATCTGTTGCAGTCAATAATTTTCTTGTGATTTCTGTTGTAATTCCGCGTCCTAATCTTCCGGTGTACGCTCGGGAAAGGGTAGTGGATCTTGCAGCGTCTGAGAATAAAAATTCTTTGTGAATCGGCAATGCTCCGGACTCTTCGGTAGCCAAAAATGCGGTTCCGATTTGCGCGGCTTCTGCTCCCAAAGTCATTGCTGCGGTAATTCCGCGACCGTTGGCAATTCCTCCTGCGGCTACGAGCGGAGTTTTAACCTTATCTTTCACCAATTGAATTAAAGCAAAAGTTCCGGTAGTTGAAAGTTCCGCTTTATCCAAGAATGAAGGTCGGTGACCGCCACTTTCAAAACCTGATACTACAATCGCATCTACACCGAGGTTTTCCAGTGCGATGGCCTCGTTTAAAGTTGTGGCATTTCCAACAACGATCGTTCCCTGGCTTTTCAGTCTTTCAATAATATCCTGATCCAAAAGTCCGAACATGAAGCTGAAAACTTTAGGTTTAATATCAAAAACAACCTGAAGCTGGTTCTGAAATCTCGACTCGAAAGAGGGTGGAAGTGCAGGAACTTCAATGCCTAAGCTGTCATAATAAGGTTTGAAAATTTCAACCGTTTTTTTGTATTGATTTTCCGTGTGTTCCTGATCAATAATATCGTGATCATTCACCCAAAGATTAAGATTATAGGGTTTGTCAGTCTTTAATTTTATCTGTTTATCAATTTCATAAATTTCCTCCGGAGATAAAGTATAGGCTCCGAATCCGCCCAATCCACCGAGGTTACTGACTGTAGAAGTCAGCTCAACGGTTGATAATCCGCCACCAAAAGGTCCCTGAAAAATTGGGTATTCTATACCTAGTAAATCTGTTATTCTGTTTTTATTCCACATAATTTTGATGATTTTGGTTTAAAAATTTAGATTAAAGTTCTACATCAGTTAATGTTTTATTGACGATGAGCCATTTACCATCAATTTTATGGAAAGTTATAAAATTATAGTAATTGAAATCATACATTTTTACATTTAATTTCGCTGTGGCAATCGTGTTTATCACATCAATCGAGATTATTGTTGGTTTAAAATCTTTCCCTGATTTTTCGGGGCTTACACGGCTTCCGACACCTTCAATATATTGTGCGGCAGTTTTATAGTAAGGAACTCCTTTTATATCCCCAAAAAGTAGGGCATCTTTATGAAAAACCTGTTTCAAAAGTTCGGTATTTCCTTCGTAAATGCCCTTGAAATAATACTGTTCGATGGCATTTCTTATTTCTGTTTCTTGTACTGTGTCTGTTTTCATGACTTTGATTTTTTGAGCAAAGCTGCCTACCGGAAAGATAAGCAGCGATGTCAATAATAATAGAACTTTCATTTTTACAAATTATGACCAGCGCCCATTCCTCCATCTGCATTAATGATGGCGCCTGAGATAAATGTATTTTTTGCAATAGCATGAACCATTTGAGCAATTTCCTGTGGTTCTCCGATGCGGTTGATCAAGTGAATTCCCGCATTGTTATCTATACTTTCATCGTGCATCGGCGTTCTGATGAGTCCCGGTGCTACGACGTTTACTCTGATGTTGTCTTTTCCGAATTCGGCTGCCAGTTGCAATGTCAGAGCGTGGATGGCTCCTTTGCTCGAAATCGGTGCTGTAGACGGTGATTGTGCGATCGCGTGGTAAACCAATGGTGTCCCGATATTGATGATCACTCCGTCTTTTTGCTTTTGCATTTGAGGAATTACGGATTGTGTGGTGAAGAATGTTCCTTTTAAATTGGTCGTTAAAAATTTATCTAAATATTCTTCCGTCACTTCTAAAAATGGCTTGTTCTCGTAGATTCCCGCATTGTTGACCAATACATCAATTGAACCGAATTTTTCAATCGCCGTTTTTGCTAATTTTTCTCCAACGGCTTTATCGGCAACGCTTCCCGCAACCATCGCAAGGTTTTCGCCTGCTCCCAATTCGTTGTAGACCTGTTGTAATTTTGATTCCGTTTGTGAATTAATGACCACATTATCACCTCTGTCCAGGAAATAACGGGCAATTTCCAAACCAATTCCTGATGAGGCTCCTGTAACGATTACTGTTTGTTTTTTCATATCCGGTTTACTTTTTTTCAGTTGAAAATCCTTGTTCTTTCAGTACGGAAACCTGTTCTCCGGCATATCCCCAGTTGTCGTCTTCAATTTCATTGATCACGATGTGTGTCAAATGTGGATCTTTATTCAAAACTGTTGTTACAGCTTTACTTATTTCTCGGATTAATTGTTGTTTTTTTTCGCGGTTAAGATCTTCGCGTAAAACATCTACTTTTATGAATGGCATGATGTAAAATTTTTAAGGTTATTTTTATTTAGGCTTTTATTTTTAACCGTAAAAGAGACAAAAGATATATGGTAATTAATCTCTATTTAATTATTAGAAAACAAGTTTTACAAAAGAAAAAAATTAAAGATTTTTTAAAACTTATGTGTTCTTGTCATAGTTTATTGATGAACTTAAAATAATGTAGATTTTATCTTTTGTCTCTTTTGTGGTTAAAATAAAAGTGTAAACAAATTGTTGTTAATTAATTATTGTGCTTCCGCAACAAGATGAATATTTAAGTCAAAATTATTGTAGATCAACGTATCTCCAAGATTGGTAAAGAAATTTGATGATCTGAATTTGATATTAAATTTTGTTCTGTCGATAACAATTTTAGTGTCTAAAACTGCAGCGTTGTCTGTCTTCACGATCTGTAAAGTGGTCGTAATGGAATGTGTAATTCCTTTAATGGTAAGATCTCCGGTTACGTAGTATGAGTTGTTGTCACCCGGTTCTGCGTGTGTGATTTCAAAAATTGCATCAGGAAACTGATCAGAATTGAAAAAATCATCCGAAGCTAAATGTCCCGCAAACTGAGCATTGGTCTCAGCATCATCAATATCAAGAATTTTGATTGATCTTGTGTCTATTACAAATTTTCCTGATGAAAGGGTGTTGTCTTCAAAAGCAAAAGTTCCTTCTTTTACTTCGATAGTTCCGTTGTGGGCTCCGGTTACTTTTCTTCCGATCCATTCAACTAAACTTTTTTCACTGTTTACTTTAAAATTTTTTGTATCCATTTTTGATTTGTTTTAAATGATGATACAAAGTTGGGTCGATTATAGGAAAAAGTTACGTGATGTACGTCACGAAATATGGGGAAGTTGAGAGGGAAGAGTTGAAGGTTGTGTGATGGAGGTTAGAAGTTGGAAGTCAAAAATTACCACTCCAATAGTAATTTCCATCATCCAGCCTCCATCTTCTCGCCATTTCTTACTGATGCAGCCTGCTCAAAGTCTCTCTTGTGACTCCCAAATACGCGGCAATCAGATGTTTGGGAACTAAATTGTACAGCTGAGGATACAATGATAAAAGCTCTTCATACCTGAACTTCGCATCATTATTCATAAAGGAAAGAAGTCGTTTTTGGGTGGCAACATACCCTTTATTCGTTCGCCACCTGAAAAAATGCTCGACTTCATGAATTTCTCTGCAGATTTTCTCCCTGTCTTCGTTGGAAATAGATAGAATAGTTGCGTTGGTGATACAGTCAACATTGATGGTCGCTCTGTTTTTACTGTAAAGTGCGTCAAAATCTGTTACCCACCAGTTCGGCATCGCAAACTGAAGGATAAACATTTTCATACTGTCATTAAGGTAAAATGCTTTCAGGCAACCGTCGGTAACGAAATACTCATGATCTACGAAATCTCCTTCTGTGATCAGGCTTTGCCCTTTTTTTAAATTGATCAGATTAAAGTGCCCGAAAACGTAATCAAACTGCTCTTCCGGAAGAGAAACGAATTTTGAGATATGCTCTTTTAATATGTTTTTAGCATCAACCATAATGAGGAATTAATATTCAAAATTAAGTCTTTTAATTAGAATAATTTTCACAAGTGTTTTCTTTTTTTAGTATGAATATGTAGTGTTTTTAGTACGGTCATGTAGTATTCTTATTACAGAACTGATTCGTGGATTACCATGTAAATCCAATATTTTTGAAGTCTAAAAACATACGATGAAAAAATATTATACCTTAACCCTGAAGTTATAGATACTTATACGCCCTGAATCAGGATATCAGAAATTTTAATACTATTTTATACTGTTACTTTTCTCCTTTTACGATTGTTCCCCCGATTTATTCTTTGCAAAAGTATGATAAATAGGGAGAAAAGATTTTTTATCATTTGTATTTTTGCGGCCTCCCATTTGGGAGGTTTTTTGTTTACAATTAATTCCTCTTTCCTATATTTTGTAGTCATTTTACTACACGCGTGTACTATTTTTAGTACAAATTTCATTGTTGATGCGCCGGCTAAAATCTGTAGTTTTGAGAACATAATAATAACCATGTTAAATACCGTTCAGTTTACTTTCTAAGTAATCCCTGGTTCTATACCAAATTTATTTTGGCTAAAAACGAAAATTCCTACCCATATATTTATCATACTTTCCTCCTGTTATCATTGTTCCCAAACAAGCATTATTTACAAAAGTGATGAGAAAAAACCAGGAGGAAAGATTTTTTTAATTTAAAATAATTCATTTTGTAGTGATTTTAGTACGGCGTGTAGTATTATTAGTACAAGATTGATAAATACTACAAATTTCAAATCCGGTAATTTTGGCCATTAAAGGCTATACTTGAATAAACACTTTCATAAACCATCCATGATGAAAATAAACGCTCAAGTTGGTATATGAATATTGAATATGAAAAGTATCCTAATAACTGAGATTAATACTAGAATTATTTAACATGAAAAAAACAACGACAATTTTACTTATTGCAGGAATTGGAATGACAAAAATTTCTGCTCAGATCGGTGTTAATACATCCAACCCGCAAACAGCATTTCATGTAGATGGAGCGAAGGATAATCCCGCAACAGGAGCACCTACCGCAGCCCAGCAAACGAATGATGTGGCTGTAACGCAACAAGGAAGACTGGGAGTAGGAACAATAGCTCCAACCAACAGTCTTGAAGTTGACAGCCGGGTAGCTAGTACTTCCGGAGTGAAAATGACACGGCTTCCTAATGCTTCTGTTTTAGCTACTGACGCAAACGGAAACGTAATCTCAGGGGTTACTGAAGACGCGGGGGTTTCTGTAACGAAATTACGTTTAGCTGTAGCGACACCTTCTTTGGTATTAAATAGTGCTTCAAATAACTATTCTTTCAGATACAATTCTACGAGTACAGGAGGAACATGGCAGATAAGAATAAATAATGGTGCAACAAGACAGTTCAATATTTGGGATACGGAATATAACGGGCAAGCCGGAACCGGTGTTTCAGATACCGTATGGCAGTTAAGAACTGTAAAAAACCTTACTCCGGGTACTTGGACGGCATTAGATGATAATATTGCCGGAGGAGCTAATGAATATAATGTCTATCATGTATACGATCTAAGTGTAGGTACAATTTTGAGACTGACAGTCACTCTTTCCAGCGTTTCAGGAATCAGAGAATCAATGATCCTGGAAGAGTTTTAAGATTATTTACTAGATACTTTAAATAATTATTGAAATGAAAAAAAAAATAATCATTTTACTTATTACCTCATTAGGAGCTATAAAAACAACAGCCCAAGTCGGTGTCAATACAGAAAATCCGCAAGCCTCATTCCATATTGATGGAGCAAAAGACAATGTCACTACAGGTGTTCCCACTGCAGCACAACAGGCGAATGACGTCGCAGTGACTTCGGCCGGAAATGTAGGTATCGGAACTAGCGCACCCGATGCATCAGCAGCATTAGAAATAAGATCTGCTAACCAAGGGCTTCTTCCTCCAAGAGTGACCTTAATTTCTGAAACAGATAACCTTACCATTACTAATCCCGCAACAGGTCTGTCGGTATATAGTTTTCAAAATGGAACGCTGGAAGCCGGTCTTTATACCAATATTGGCACGCCTGCTGCACCACAATGGAAAAGAGCCGGAGAAACTGTTAATAATAATATAGGAAGTAAAATTTACAAAACCGTATATAGAGGAAGAAACGTAAGCCCTTACACAAAACCGAACCTTCAGGTACCAGAAATGAATCTGATGTTTCGTTTTGCAGTTGTGGCCGGCGACATGAGACTTCAAGTTCGTATGATTAATCCTCCTACTCAAGCTGGAGTTTGGGTAAGATTATTAGGACACTGGCAAGGAGAGGATCTTAACTTTCACGGAAGTTATGCTAATCAGATTCAGTTTACAGCTGCTAATTATTCTACATGGACGCCATTTGGTGGGATCTGGAATGGTGAATGGGGATATTATTATTTAATATATACAGACGAACAGAGATCGGGAACTGATAATCCTTACGACCGCGCCATGAATCTTTACGGAATAGATAGCTTC from Chryseobacterium wanjuense includes these protein-coding regions:
- a CDS encoding deoxyguanosinetriphosphate triphosphohydrolase, which codes for MNLNQIFTNQRTGNNPQTKASRTDFQRDFDRIIFSSAFRRLQNKTQVFPLPGSVFVHNRLTHSLEVSSVGRSLGSVMGEFIHDQFNSDLTEDAKSFYLHNLGNVIAAACLCHDVGNPAFGHSGEDAIASYFEKNEKDLKPKFNEKEWADLVNFEGNANAIRVLAHQQQGKDAGGTQLTFATLASIAKYPCEAIAKQKGIIHRKKFGFFQNEKEIFLEIAKGTNLISESEEPHIFKRHPFVWLVEAADDICYNIIDMEDAHRLGIVSTSDCENLFFELVKSETDDIKRVKDKLASIGNDNERISYLRAKVINALINKSIETYKLNFEKILEGNLDKALLDIYKSENDSLKEIEKFSIAKIYNHKAVVEIENAGYNVMYELLNHFIPSILKSKDERKSYDKMALKLLPQQFVYEDGTDYEKVLGVIDFVSGMTDNYATDLYRKIKGIDIGMTV
- a CDS encoding NAD(P)H-dependent flavin oxidoreductase, giving the protein MWNKNRITDLLGIEYPIFQGPFGGGLSTVELTSTVSNLGGLGGFGAYTLSPEEIYEIDKQIKLKTDKPYNLNLWVNDHDIIDQEHTENQYKKTVEIFKPYYDSLGIEVPALPPSFESRFQNQLQVVFDIKPKVFSFMFGLLDQDIIERLKSQGTIVVGNATTLNEAIALENLGVDAIVVSGFESGGHRPSFLDKAELSTTGTFALIQLVKDKVKTPLVAAGGIANGRGITAAMTLGAEAAQIGTAFLATEESGALPIHKEFLFSDAARSTTLSRAYTGRLGRGITTEITRKLLTATDQTLPFPLQTTFIASIRKAALEQKKHELVFFWSGQIAPILKHKNASVLMKSLIEEANELMG
- a CDS encoding nuclear transport factor 2 family protein, translated to MKTDTVQETEIRNAIEQYYFKGIYEGNTELLKQVFHKDALLFGDIKGVPYYKTAAQYIEGVGSRVSPEKSGKDFKPTIISIDVINTIATAKLNVKMYDFNYYNFITFHKIDGKWLIVNKTLTDVEL
- a CDS encoding SDR family NAD(P)-dependent oxidoreductase, which encodes MKKQTVIVTGASSGIGLEIARYFLDRGDNVVINSQTESKLQQVYNELGAGENLAMVAGSVADKAVGEKLAKTAIEKFGSIDVLVNNAGIYENKPFLEVTEEYLDKFLTTNLKGTFFTTQSVIPQMQKQKDGVIINIGTPLVYHAIAQSPSTAPISSKGAIHALTLQLAAEFGKDNIRVNVVAPGLIRTPMHDESIDNNAGIHLINRIGEPQEIAQMVHAIAKNTFISGAIINADGGMGAGHNL
- a CDS encoding tautomerase family protein, whose product is MPFIKVDVLREDLNREKKQQLIREISKAVTTVLNKDPHLTHIVINEIEDDNWGYAGEQVSVLKEQGFSTEKK
- a CDS encoding YceI family protein, which gives rise to MDTKNFKVNSEKSLVEWIGRKVTGAHNGTIEVKEGTFAFEDNTLSSGKFVIDTRSIKILDIDDAETNAQFAGHLASDDFFNSDQFPDAIFEITHAEPGDNNSYYVTGDLTIKGITHSITTTLQIVKTDNAAVLDTKIVIDRTKFNIKFRSSNFFTNLGDTLIYNNFDLNIHLVAEAQ
- a CDS encoding Crp/Fnr family transcriptional regulator; its protein translation is MVDAKNILKEHISKFVSLPEEQFDYVFGHFNLINLKKGQSLITEGDFVDHEYFVTDGCLKAFYLNDSMKMFILQFAMPNWWVTDFDALYSKNRATINVDCITNATILSISNEDREKICREIHEVEHFFRWRTNKGYVATQKRLLSFMNNDAKFRYEELLSLYPQLYNLVPKHLIAAYLGVTRETLSRLHQ